The Amycolatopsis japonica nucleotide sequence AGCTTCACGTTGCCGGGCTTGTAGACGCCGTGCACGTTGCCGAAGGTCGCGGCCAGCAGGTAGCGGCCGTTCTCGCCGGAGCCGAGCGCGTCGATCGTCTTCAGGAAGTCGCCCTCGGCGGTGTAGAGCTTCTCGTTGATCTCGGCTTCGACGCCGTCTTCCTCGCCGCCGACGACGCCGATCTCGACCTCGAGGATGATGTTCGCGGCCGCTGCCTTGGCGAGCAGCTCCTGCGCGATCTCGAGGTTCTCGTCGAGGTCGATCGCGGAACCGTCCCACATGTGGCTCTGGAACAGCGGGTTCTGGCCGTTCTTGACCCGCTCCGCCGAGATCTCGATCAGCGGGCGGACGAAGCCGTCGAGCTTGTCCTTGGGGCAGTGGTCGGTGTGCAGCGCGACGTTCACGTCGTACTTGGCGGCGACGACCTGGGCGAACTCGGCGAGCGCGACCGAACCGGTCACCATGTCCTTGACCTTCTGGCCGGACGCGAACTCCGCGCCGCCGGTGGAGAACTGGATGATCCCGTCGCTCTCCGCCTCGGCGAACCCGCGGATGGCGGCGTTCAGGGTCTCCGACGAGGTCACGTTGATGGCCGGGTAGGCGAATTCGTTCGCCTTCGCCCGGTCGAGCATCTCCGCGTAGACCTCGGGGGTGGCGATGGGCATCGTTTACTCCTCCTCGAAGCAGGCTGGTGCACCTCTCGGCCGCATCGTACGAGGTCGGCCGGGAGGTGCCTACAGCCGTCGCGTCAGAGGAGGACCGCGGCGAGCGCCCGGTAGACCGGCAGGGGGTCTTGGTTCAGTACCTGGATGTTGACGTGGTCCGCCCCGGCTTCGATATGCGCGGTGACGCCGCGGGCGACCGTCTCGGCGTCGCCGTGGACGGCCAGCGCGTCGACCAGTTTGTCGCTGCCCTCGCCCGCCAGGTCTTCGTCGGTGAAACCGAGTTTCCGCAGGGAGTTCGTGTAGTTGACGAGGCTCAGGTAGAACTGGACACCCGGCCGCCCGATCTCGCGGGCCTTCGCCGGGTCGGCCTCGAGGACGACCTTTTGCTCGGGCGCGAGCAGCGGTCCTTCGCCGAGGATCTCCCGCGCCTGGCGGGTGTGCTCGGGCGTCATCAGGTACGGGTGGGCTCCCGCCGTGCGGTCTCCTGCGAGCTTGATCACCTTCGGGCCGAGAGCGGCGAGAACGCGGCCTTCGACCGGCACCCCGGCGTCGTCGAGCGCGTCGAGGTACTCGACCAGCGCCGTGTACGGCTTCTTGAACTCGGCGGTGTGCTCGCGGTGCCCGGCCCCGATCCCGAGCAGGAACCGGCCCGGGTGCTTCGCCTCGATGCGCTTGTACGACTCGGCGACCGTGACCGCGTCGTCTTTCCAGATGTTGACGATGCCGGTGGCCACCTTGATCGTCTTCGTGGCGTCGAGCAGCTCCTCCGCCTTCACGAGGTCGCCGTCCGGTGAGCCGCCCAGCCAGATCGCGCCGTAGCCGAGTTCCTCCAGCTCACGGGCGATCTCCGGGGTGAAGACGGATTCGTGCTGCCAGATGCCGATCCTGCCGAGTTCGATTCCCATGTTCCGAGCCAACACCGCGGGCGGGCGATGTCTTCCCTTATGTTCGAACCATGGCGAAACTCGGGAACACCGACCTCGACGTCCGTGGGATCAACCTCGGCGGCAACGTCTTCGGCTGGACCGCGGACGAGGAACAGTCCTTCGCCGTCCTCGACGCCTACACGGCGGCGGGCGGCAACTTCATCGACACCGCCGACCTGTACTCCCAAGGCGGTTCCGAGACGATCATCGGCGACTGGCTGGCCAAGCGCGGCCGCCGTGACGACGTCGTCATCGCGACCAAGACCGGTATGTGGGAGCAGCGCAAGGGGCTGTCGGCGGCGAACATCGCGGCGGCGGCCGAAGACTCGCTGCGACGCCTCCGTACCGATCACATCGACCTCTACTACGCGCACCTCGACGATCCGGACACGCCGGTCGAGGAGACGGTGCGGGCCTTCGACGCGCTCGTGCGCGCGGGCAAGGTGCGCTACGTCGCGGCGTCTAACTACTCCGCCGAACGACTGAGCGAAGCACTGTCCATTTCGGACCGCGAAGGGCTGGCGAAGTACGTCGCGCTGCAGCCGCACTACAACCTCGTCGAGCGGGACTACGAGCAGGATCTGGCGCCGACGGTCGAGCGCGAAGGCCTGACCGTCCTGCCGTATTTCTCGCTGGCCAAGGGTTTCCTCGCCGGGAAGTACCGCTCGAAGGACGACCTCGGGGACAGCCCGCGCGCCGCTCGCGCTTCGTCCTATTTGGACGAACGGGGCGAGCGGGTACTCGCGGCGCTCGACGAGGTCGCGGCCTCCCGCGGCGTCCCGGTCGCGGCCGTTTCGCTCGCGTGGCTGTTCGCGCAGCCGACCGTCACCGCGCCCATCGCGAGCGCCCGCTCGGTCGAGCAGCTGAACGACCTCCTGCCCGCGGCCGACCTCACGCTGACCACCGAGGAGGTCGACACCCTCACCGCCGCCTCCGGAAGCTGACGACCCTCGCGTTTCGTCCTCTGAATGCGGTAGTTGGCACCACGAACTACCGCATTCAGAGGACGAAACGCGGACTTACTTGCGGGTAGCTTACTCCGGGTAGGTTGGGGTACCGTCCGAAAGCCTTAGGGCTCGGACGAGGAGGCAACGTGGCCAAGAACAGCGTGAACGGCAAGGTCGTCCTGATCACCGGCGCCGCGAGGGGCATCGGCGCGGGGCTCGCCGAGCGCCTGGCCGCGCAGGGCGCGAAGGTCGCCTTGGTCGGCATCGAAGCCAAGGAACAGCAGGCGGTCGCCGACAAGATCGGCCCCAGCGCGCACGCGTGGGAAGCCGACGTCACCAGCTGGGAAGACCTCGAACGCGCCACCGCGGGCGTCGTCGAGCACTTCGGCGGGATCGACATCGTCATCGCGAACGCCGGCATCGCGACCTCCGGTTTCGTCCGGTCGGTGGATCCCGCCGCCTTCGAAAAGGTCATCGAGGTCGACCTCCTGGGCGTTTGGCGCACCTTCCGCGTCACCCTTCCGCATGTCATCGACCGCAAGGGCTACCTGCTCGCGATCTCCTCGCTGGCCGCGATCACCCACGCGCCCGGCATGGCGAACTACGCCGCCGCGAAGGCAGGCGTCGAGGCGTTCTGCAACAGCTTCCGCGCCGAAGTCGCCCACCTCGGCGTGAAGGTCGGCGTCGCGCACCCGACCTGGATCCGCACCGACCTCGTCGAGAGCGCCGACCAGCACCCGGTCTTCGGCAAGCTCCGCGCCGGCATGCCCGGCCTGCTCGGCAAGACCTACCCGCTGTCCGTCGCGCTCGACCACCTCCAGGCCGGGGTCAACAAACGCGCCCGCACCGTGCACGTGCCCCGCTGGGTCGGCGGCCTGAAGCTGATCCGCGCGTTCCTGCCGCCGATCATCGAGATCGGCGCGAAGGGCCGGATCAAGAAGGCCGACGCCGCCGCGCTCATGGACATCAAGGAGCGCGGGGCGTACGAATCTTCAGTGACCGGCCAGGCAGGCCGGGCCGCCACACGAAAGGGCTGACGTATGTCCCGTCGCGACCAGATCCGCATGTCACCTGACGAACTCGCCGCCTACCTCGACGAGCAGAAGGTCATCAACGTCGCGACGATCGGCCCGAACGGCCGCCCGCATCTGGCGCCGCTCTGGTACTACCCGCACGAGTCCAGCGTCGCGACCTGGACCTACGGCACGTCCCAGAAGGCGAAGAACCTGGAGCGAGACCCCCGCGCCACCGTGCTCATCGAGGACGGCGAGAGCTACGAGAAGCTGCGCGGGGTCTCCCTCGAAGCCGACGTCGAGGTCATCACCGACACGGCCGTGGTCACCCAGATGGGTATCAGCCTCATGCAGCGGTACGCGGGCGCGAAGCCCGGGGACCCGGTGCCCGACGAGCTGTCCGGCTTCATCGGCAAGCAGGCCCCGAAGCGGATCGGGCTGATTTTCCGGCCCACCAAGATCGTCAGCTGGGACCACACGAAACTCGGCGGCACGTACTGACGGGTAGGTAGTACTAGCAAGTAACTGTTACTTCAGGTAACGTCATCCGCGCAAGAAAGCCTCGACGTGGAGGGCGCAGATGACCGAGCGATTCAAGGTCGTGATCGTGGGCACCGGATTCTCCGGGCTCGGCCAGGCCATCCAGCTCGAAAAGGCCGGGATCTCCGACTACGTGATCCTGGAGAAGGCGGACGAAGTCGGCGGTACGTGGCGCGACAACTCGTACCCCGGCTGCGCCTGCGACGTGCAGTCCCACATGTACTCGTTCTCGTACGAGCAGAACCCGGACTGGTCGCGGTCGTTCTCACCCGCCCCGGAGATCTTCCAGTACCTGAAGGACGTCACCGACAAGTACCGGCTGCGGCGCAAGATCCGCTTCGGGGTCGAGCTCACCGGTGCCACCTGGGACGACACCGCACGCCGCTGGCACGTGCACACCAAGTCGGGTGAGTTCGAGGCCCAGTTCCTGGTCTCCGGCGTCGGCGGCCTGCACATCCCGCAGGTGCCCACGCTGCCCGGGATCGAGAAGTTCAAGGGCCAGACCTGGCATTCGGCGCAGTGGAACCACGAGTACGACCTGCGCGGCAAGAAGGTCGCCGTGGTCGGCACCGGCGCGAGCGCGATCCAGTTCGTCCCGAAGATCGCCCCCGAGGTCGACGAGCTGACGCTGTTCCAGCGGACGCCGCCGTGGATCATGCCGAAACCCGACCACGCGATGCCCGGCTGGACCAAGACCGCGTTCCGCCGGATCCCCGGCGTGCAACGGCTTTACCGCAACGCGCTGTACTGGTTCCTCGAGGTGCGCGCCGTCGGCTTCAACGGTCACCCCGCGATCATGAAGGCCGGCGAGGTGATCGCGAAGCGCCACATCGGCAAGGCCATCAAGGATCCGAAGCTGCGCAAGAAGGTCACCCCGGACTACACCATGGGCTGCAAGCGGGTGCTGATCTCCAACGACTACTACCCGGCGATCAATCGGTCCAATGTGGACGTCAACACCGAAGGCGTGCGCGAGGTCAAGGCGCACAGCGTCGTCGACGGGAACGGTATCGAGCACGAGGTCGACGCGATCATCTACGGCACCGGCTTCAAGGTCACGGATGCCTTGGAATACCTCGACATCACCGGGATCGACGGCCGCGACCTCGCCAAGGAATGGGCGACCGAGGGGATGCACACGCACAAGGGCATCAACGTCGCCGGTTTCCCCAACCTGTTCTTCCTCCTCGGCCCGAACACCGCGCTGGGCCACAACTCCGTGGTCTTCATGATCGAGTCGCAGGCGCGGTACGTCGTCGACGCGATCAAACTCGCCGACTCGCGGGGCGCCGCCGCGCTCGACGTCCGCCCCGGCGTGCAGGAGAAGTTCCAGCGCGAGATCCAGGACAAGCTCGTCAAGGGTGTGTGGACCCAGGGCGGCTGCAAGAGCTGGTACCTCGACGCGAAGGGCGTCAACCGCACGATCTGGCCGGGCTTCACCTGGCGCTACTGGCTCGACACCCGCAAGGTCGACGCGAGCGACTACGAACTCAGCGGGAGGTCGTCGTGACCGACCACGAGCAGATCGTCCTGCACGCTCGCGACGTCGAGTTCGACTGGGCGTCGCTGCCGATGCACTGGATCCCCGGCGAACCGCAGGCGACGCACACGATCAACGTGCTGCACCTGGCGCTGCCGGAGGGCGAACGCTGGTTCGTCGAGGTGTTCAAGCAGGCCGTGCCGCTGATCCGCGACGAGCGGCTCAAGGAGGACGTCCTCGGCTTCATCGGCCAGGAGGCCATGCACGCCGAGGCGCACGACAGCGCGGCCGAACACCTCGAAGCCGCGGGCGTCCACGTGCGGCCGTACATCGCGCAGATGGAGTGGATGTTCCGCCGTCTGCTCGGCGACCGTGAGCTTTCCGCCAAACGGCGCGAAGAATGGTTGATCGAACGGCTCGCCGTCATCGCCGCGATCGAGCACTACACGGCGTTCCTCGGCCAGTGGATCCTCGACGCCGAAGCGCTCGACAAGGCCGGCGCCGATCCGACGATGCTGGATCTCCTGCGCTGGCACGGCGCCGAAGAGGTCGAGCACCGCTCGGTCGCGTTCGATCTGTTCATGCACCTCGACGGCCGGTACGCGCGCCGCGTGCGCAGCATGCTCGTGGTGACGCCGGTACTCGCGTGGGTCTTCTTGCGGGGCACCAGGTTCCTCATGAAGAACGACCCGACCCGGCCGGGCAAGACGAGTTTCCGGACCTATCTGCGCGTCGCGAAGCTCGGGCTGCTGCCGTCGGGCAGGCAGTTGCGGCGCGAGATCCGGCCGTACTTCCGGAAGTCCTATCACCCCACCGAAACCGGCAACACGGATCAGGCCGTCGCGTACCTCGCGAGCTCTCCGGCCGCGCTGGCCGCCGACGAACCCCGATGACCAGGCCGCTGCGGCTCGACGGCAGCGGGCGCACCG carries:
- a CDS encoding flavin-containing monooxygenase produces the protein MTERFKVVIVGTGFSGLGQAIQLEKAGISDYVILEKADEVGGTWRDNSYPGCACDVQSHMYSFSYEQNPDWSRSFSPAPEIFQYLKDVTDKYRLRRKIRFGVELTGATWDDTARRWHVHTKSGEFEAQFLVSGVGGLHIPQVPTLPGIEKFKGQTWHSAQWNHEYDLRGKKVAVVGTGASAIQFVPKIAPEVDELTLFQRTPPWIMPKPDHAMPGWTKTAFRRIPGVQRLYRNALYWFLEVRAVGFNGHPAIMKAGEVIAKRHIGKAIKDPKLRKKVTPDYTMGCKRVLISNDYYPAINRSNVDVNTEGVREVKAHSVVDGNGIEHEVDAIIYGTGFKVTDALEYLDITGIDGRDLAKEWATEGMHTHKGINVAGFPNLFFLLGPNTALGHNSVVFMIESQARYVVDAIKLADSRGAAALDVRPGVQEKFQREIQDKLVKGVWTQGGCKSWYLDAKGVNRTIWPGFTWRYWLDTRKVDASDYELSGRSS
- the fbaA gene encoding class II fructose-bisphosphate aldolase; the encoded protein is MPIATPEVYAEMLDRAKANEFAYPAINVTSSETLNAAIRGFAEAESDGIIQFSTGGAEFASGQKVKDMVTGSVALAEFAQVVAAKYDVNVALHTDHCPKDKLDGFVRPLIEISAERVKNGQNPLFQSHMWDGSAIDLDENLEIAQELLAKAAAANIILEVEIGVVGGEEDGVEAEINEKLYTAEGDFLKTIDALGSGENGRYLLAATFGNVHGVYKPGNVKLRPDVLKGGQEAASKKLGLPAGSKPFELVFHGGSGSLPEEIREAVSYGVVKMNVDTDTQYAFTRPIADHFFKNYDGVLKIDGEVGNKKVYDPRSYLKAAEAGMAARIVEAAQSLGSAGKKL
- a CDS encoding aldo/keto reductase; the encoded protein is MAKLGNTDLDVRGINLGGNVFGWTADEEQSFAVLDAYTAAGGNFIDTADLYSQGGSETIIGDWLAKRGRRDDVVIATKTGMWEQRKGLSAANIAAAAEDSLRRLRTDHIDLYYAHLDDPDTPVEETVRAFDALVRAGKVRYVAASNYSAERLSEALSISDREGLAKYVALQPHYNLVERDYEQDLAPTVEREGLTVLPYFSLAKGFLAGKYRSKDDLGDSPRAARASSYLDERGERVLAALDEVAASRGVPVAAVSLAWLFAQPTVTAPIASARSVEQLNDLLPAADLTLTTEEVDTLTAASGS
- a CDS encoding pyridoxamine 5'-phosphate oxidase family protein — its product is MSRRDQIRMSPDELAAYLDEQKVINVATIGPNGRPHLAPLWYYPHESSVATWTYGTSQKAKNLERDPRATVLIEDGESYEKLRGVSLEADVEVITDTAVVTQMGISLMQRYAGAKPGDPVPDELSGFIGKQAPKRIGLIFRPTKIVSWDHTKLGGTY
- a CDS encoding SDR family oxidoreductase, translated to MAKNSVNGKVVLITGAARGIGAGLAERLAAQGAKVALVGIEAKEQQAVADKIGPSAHAWEADVTSWEDLERATAGVVEHFGGIDIVIANAGIATSGFVRSVDPAAFEKVIEVDLLGVWRTFRVTLPHVIDRKGYLLAISSLAAITHAPGMANYAAAKAGVEAFCNSFRAEVAHLGVKVGVAHPTWIRTDLVESADQHPVFGKLRAGMPGLLGKTYPLSVALDHLQAGVNKRARTVHVPRWVGGLKLIRAFLPPIIEIGAKGRIKKADAAALMDIKERGAYESSVTGQAGRAATRKG
- a CDS encoding LLM class F420-dependent oxidoreductase — its product is MGIELGRIGIWQHESVFTPEIARELEELGYGAIWLGGSPDGDLVKAEELLDATKTIKVATGIVNIWKDDAVTVAESYKRIEAKHPGRFLLGIGAGHREHTAEFKKPYTALVEYLDALDDAGVPVEGRVLAALGPKVIKLAGDRTAGAHPYLMTPEHTRQAREILGEGPLLAPEQKVVLEADPAKAREIGRPGVQFYLSLVNYTNSLRKLGFTDEDLAGEGSDKLVDALAVHGDAETVARGVTAHIEAGADHVNIQVLNQDPLPVYRALAAVLL
- a CDS encoding metal-dependent hydrolase, producing MTDHEQIVLHARDVEFDWASLPMHWIPGEPQATHTINVLHLALPEGERWFVEVFKQAVPLIRDERLKEDVLGFIGQEAMHAEAHDSAAEHLEAAGVHVRPYIAQMEWMFRRLLGDRELSAKRREEWLIERLAVIAAIEHYTAFLGQWILDAEALDKAGADPTMLDLLRWHGAEEVEHRSVAFDLFMHLDGRYARRVRSMLVVTPVLAWVFLRGTRFLMKNDPTRPGKTSFRTYLRVAKLGLLPSGRQLRREIRPYFRKSYHPTETGNTDQAVAYLASSPAALAADEPR